A region of Geitlerinema sp. PCC 9228 DNA encodes the following proteins:
- a CDS encoding transcriptional repressor, translating to MTSKRTRNQERILSLLKDQRRALSAQDIYTELRNCNQGMGLATVYRSLEALKLQGEVQVRPLANGESLYSPVHRDKHHLTCLQCGASIPLDECPVHELESQLQATYNFNIFYHTLEFFGLCDRCQHQQQQQQPTSSQETS from the coding sequence ATGACCTCCAAACGTACTCGCAACCAAGAACGGATTTTATCCCTGCTCAAAGACCAACGGCGAGCGCTTTCCGCTCAAGATATCTATACGGAACTGCGCAACTGCAATCAAGGCATGGGTCTGGCTACAGTGTATCGTTCTCTAGAAGCCTTAAAATTGCAAGGGGAAGTGCAAGTACGTCCCCTTGCCAACGGCGAATCCCTCTACAGCCCCGTACACCGCGACAAACACCATCTCACCTGCTTGCAGTGCGGTGCATCGATTCCCCTAGACGAATGTCCCGTACACGAGTTGGAAAGCCAACTGCAAGCGACCTACAACTTTAATATTTTCTACCATACCTTGGAATTTTTCGGCTTGTGCGATCGCTGCCAGCACCAGCAGCAGCAACAACAACCAACCTCTTCTCAAGAAACCTCCTGA